The following coding sequences are from one Syngnathus acus chromosome 12, fSynAcu1.2, whole genome shotgun sequence window:
- the phf24 gene encoding PHD finger protein 24 isoform X2, which produces MGVLMSKKQSVDKVQRCTAVVSAFQSGIKDRPAIVKPTEGDAEDADVPANTSSGAKEKNTEEGEGGETESGTGSSAAQQASVNQEAWSRLRDGKGVEPEDLEKRHQLTPPAYVRPKREADDDQPLEVELAKKEQPQGDEMCDVCEVWTADDLYPCRICTRVFHDGCLRELGYLRAEALQEMRDTAHTVTGWSCYYCDNLNLLLTEEEMYSLMETFKQCKIIPESCLVSDELLQYHHFVSKQQFDKDLTDEQEEEVLAQFAALDPDKKGHVEWSDFLYFESLAVLKKFRTENSLVRLLTAKERDAARLMFLNLDVDEDGLITRAECRQAQQSWFDKFSKDSQSCNVSISHVGPICESSPASSSSEQSKTDDNRPTSWADFLRESSIYILAARPNSSAVHIRLPL; this is translated from the exons AGCAGTCTGTGGACAAGGTGCAAAGATGCACCGCTGTGGTCTCAGCCTTCCAGTCAGGCATCAAGGACCGCCCGGCAATTGTCAAGCCGACGGAGGGCGACGCGGAGGATGCCGACGTGCCAGCTAATACCTCGAGCGGGGCTAAGGAGAAGAACACGGAGGAAGGGGAAGGCGGGGAGACGGAAAGTGGCACCGGCTCGTCCGCAGCTCAGCAGGCCTCTGTCAACCAGGAGGCCTGGTCCAGGTTACGAGATGGAAAGGGAGTAGAACCTGAAGATCTGGAAAAGAGGCATCAGCTCACGCCGCCTGCTTATGTGCGGCCCAAAAGGGAAGCTGATGATGATCAGCCTTTAGAAGTCGAGCTGGCCAAAAAAGAGCAG CCGCAAGGCGACGAGATGTGCGACGTGTGTGAGGTGTGGACGGCCGACGACCTCTACCCGTGCAGGATCTGCACTCGGGTTTTCCATGATGGTTGCCTGAGGGAGTTGGGCTACCTTCGTGCTGAGGCCTTGCAGGAGATGCGAGACACAGCTCACACAGTTACCGGCTGGAGTTGCTATTATTGT GATAATTTGAACTTGCTGTTAACGGAGGAAGAAATGTACAGCCTTATGGAGACCTTTAAGCAGTGCAAGATCATCCCAG AGTCGTGCCTGGTATCGGACGAGTTGCTGCAGTACCACCACTTTGTATCCAAGCAGCAGTTTGATAAAGACCTGACTGATGAGCAAGAGGAAGAAGTCCTGGCCCAGTTTGCAGCCCTGGACCCCGACAAGAAAGGTCACGTGGAGTGGTCAGACTTTCTCTACTTTGAATCGTTGGCAGTTTTGAAAAAGTTTCGCACTGAg AATTCACTTGTCCGCCTGCTGACCGCTAAAGAACGAGACGCTGCTCGGTTAATGTTCCTGAATCTGGATGTGGATGAAGACGGATTGATCACTAGAGCAGAATGCCGGCAGGCCCAGCAGTCTTGGTTCGACAAGTTCAGCAAAGACTCGCAGTCCTGCAACGTGAG CATAAGTCACGTTGGGCCCATTTGTGAGAGCAGCCCAGCCAGCTCAAGCAGTGAACAAAGCAAGACTGATGACAATAG GCCGACATCTTGGGCAGACTTTCTCAGGGAGAGTTCCATCTACATCTTGGCCGCACGTCCCAATAGTTCGGCCGTGCACATCCGTCTTCCCTTATAG
- the phf24 gene encoding PHD finger protein 24 isoform X1 codes for MGVLMSKKQSVDKVQRCTAVVSAFQSGIKDRPAIVKPTEGDAEDADVPANTSSGAKEKNTEEGEGGETESGTGSSAAQQASVNQEAWSRLRDGKGVEPEDLEKRHQLTPPAYVRPKREADDDQPLEVELAKKEQPQGDEMCDVCEVWTADDLYPCRICTRVFHDGCLRELGYLRAEALQEMRDTAHTVTGWSCYYCDNLNLLLTEEEMYSLMETFKQCKIIPESCLVSDELLQYHHFVSKQQFDKDLTDEQEEEVLAQFAALDPDKKGHVEWSDFLYFESLAVLKKFRTENSLVRLLTAKERDAARLMFLNLDVDEDGLITRAECRQAQQSWFDKFSKDSQSCNVRLMGLCAPMNCGISHVGPICESSPASSSSEQSKTDDNRPTSWADFLRESSIYILAARPNSSAVHIRLPL; via the exons AGCAGTCTGTGGACAAGGTGCAAAGATGCACCGCTGTGGTCTCAGCCTTCCAGTCAGGCATCAAGGACCGCCCGGCAATTGTCAAGCCGACGGAGGGCGACGCGGAGGATGCCGACGTGCCAGCTAATACCTCGAGCGGGGCTAAGGAGAAGAACACGGAGGAAGGGGAAGGCGGGGAGACGGAAAGTGGCACCGGCTCGTCCGCAGCTCAGCAGGCCTCTGTCAACCAGGAGGCCTGGTCCAGGTTACGAGATGGAAAGGGAGTAGAACCTGAAGATCTGGAAAAGAGGCATCAGCTCACGCCGCCTGCTTATGTGCGGCCCAAAAGGGAAGCTGATGATGATCAGCCTTTAGAAGTCGAGCTGGCCAAAAAAGAGCAG CCGCAAGGCGACGAGATGTGCGACGTGTGTGAGGTGTGGACGGCCGACGACCTCTACCCGTGCAGGATCTGCACTCGGGTTTTCCATGATGGTTGCCTGAGGGAGTTGGGCTACCTTCGTGCTGAGGCCTTGCAGGAGATGCGAGACACAGCTCACACAGTTACCGGCTGGAGTTGCTATTATTGT GATAATTTGAACTTGCTGTTAACGGAGGAAGAAATGTACAGCCTTATGGAGACCTTTAAGCAGTGCAAGATCATCCCAG AGTCGTGCCTGGTATCGGACGAGTTGCTGCAGTACCACCACTTTGTATCCAAGCAGCAGTTTGATAAAGACCTGACTGATGAGCAAGAGGAAGAAGTCCTGGCCCAGTTTGCAGCCCTGGACCCCGACAAGAAAGGTCACGTGGAGTGGTCAGACTTTCTCTACTTTGAATCGTTGGCAGTTTTGAAAAAGTTTCGCACTGAg AATTCACTTGTCCGCCTGCTGACCGCTAAAGAACGAGACGCTGCTCGGTTAATGTTCCTGAATCTGGATGTGGATGAAGACGGATTGATCACTAGAGCAGAATGCCGGCAGGCCCAGCAGTCTTGGTTCGACAAGTTCAGCAAAGACTCGCAGTCCTGCAACGTGAG ACTCATGGGACTCTGCGCTCCTATGAATTGCGG CATAAGTCACGTTGGGCCCATTTGTGAGAGCAGCCCAGCCAGCTCAAGCAGTGAACAAAGCAAGACTGATGACAATAG GCCGACATCTTGGGCAGACTTTCTCAGGGAGAGTTCCATCTACATCTTGGCCGCACGTCCCAATAGTTCGGCCGTGCACATCCGTCTTCCCTTATAG